One window of the Leptospira broomii serovar Hurstbridge str. 5399 genome contains the following:
- a CDS encoding trifunctional serine/threonine-protein kinase/ATP-binding protein/SpoIIE family protein phosphatase: protein MAKAKTEKIPYELGEQIHEDSFSVTYRGFFGSVRDAKIIRVQKVDAKEASSFYFVNEFELGKLVSDSGILRPEMMVDVSERICLVYENVSFGLLEKRLSGSPNIEIEEFLEMALSLSENLFKLHSVGIVHNQISPKAFFYDPASRVSKLAWLGGASLLLSDKGGYVPQRYTFDLLAYCSPENTGRLNRAVDSRSDAYSLGALFYQILVGVPPFNSDDPLELIHYHIARSPVSLTKLRDDVPRAVSDVVDKLLSKMPEERYRSLESLTHDLKNIKESLHSKRKLSEFLPGVYEQRTGFRDSDRVYDREKQRKTIESAIVSVTSGKRGVVVVRGKSGTGKTTLVEDAISYLDIYSVQLIRGKFEEDKRGIPYFAFRQMMGDLLRTILERKEEEIVRLRSYIKETLGENFEILAHFLPDLVNLLGVTDKARDRKKARDEKTLFAVALRFLCLCFDKKNPAVILMDDVQWADPASVSLIEFILQSEEWEGLLFVLASRIEEGEFASLKGKELAPGLEVREITLGPLSRESVRKYVSDSLYIDADDADKLVEILISKTDGNPLFLHQFLKSLFQDSCLTFNSTTSRYVPEWDRILQRGVTENVLDLVFERIARLPEETALVLRVGACIGAKFDLRILYDFFKEKPDLLARGIRESVKEGILFYRESGTMLFPALQYISQGKIEESGLLSSLSEVQFRFSHDRMSQGISDATEPTERGIIHKRLARILIEREKENGNGALVLEIASHLVRSQELREDEEGSEDFFHYTVLAGNAAKASAAYESAYSIFRLLSSLLRKNHWRSDRKTSFNIMKSLAESAYYLSKREEAEEIVAELLVKAENPIEKVDVYLMQLEVMNVFNDLESAYKIGVDALECLGIRFRGKPGIAGLLFELLKMIVYGRGRSPEKLINAKENKNPHKVEAVNIIVNLLNYGKHMDATVMAYLYLKLINLTLKEGNSPPSFFGYAGFGSVILAGTGNFELSLRYWRLAEGILERFDADHLYGRYIFGRTILLDYFKHPFRTIVDFAEESYHKCLQHGDYLWAGYALFSQNMYQLYSAENSYSYREKIRENIERGSKLNYDILNIFLYTSESYLDRIEGKTNESIRFKESVLSHKNFEDSVLSHAGNGTANSWYATLIGTSAYLSRNYVEADRILDKYKEDVEKSRILFLYSEYRFYKSMLLLKFSDLGRKLRFSERLFLRNSRSLFTRWQRIYPTAFSAYASVLKAEIAEFQGKEDAASVYYEDAIKEAEYESSDLRKAVVFEHAARWNIRRDRLSYGKFLLQNSLRLYGYWGAKSLVESLKEEFEEVLRVSSTGKHSLGRVLSDSILATSYNLDLRTVLKASQSISGVIELGELLRQLVRTIMESAAATRGFLVLPEGRELYLRAGSDIEEHGFLPKPMTLDDAAHLLPTEVVYYCFRSGQRVLLADASKDPLYSVNPYVRRSKPKSLLCMPITKQGRILCVLYLENRLTSGIFDQHRLEILEILSAQAAISLENAKLYEDITSMNSELEQKVAERTDELARSLEIIRKDMLYSKRIQRSILPEHFTIPGLRYSVSYLPMDEVGGDFYDLSVVKDGKYRFFLADATGHGVQAALITMAIKGEYENLKFKFDDPGELLSELNNAILTKYKTLYFTATLTDLDLNEMKLKYASAGHLSQYLLRDGETKDLPKTGAILGFVKDYPYKNSEFSIRSGDRLYLFSDGIFEQFDSDKIEYGEERFLNSVLSTNQFDPYRQAEKIIAGVYEFLRGTPVQDDITLIILNIE from the coding sequence ATGGCTAAGGCGAAAACCGAAAAAATTCCCTACGAGTTGGGGGAACAAATCCATGAGGATTCTTTCTCCGTCACCTACCGGGGGTTTTTTGGTTCTGTCCGAGACGCTAAAATTATTCGCGTTCAAAAAGTCGACGCAAAGGAAGCTTCCTCTTTTTATTTCGTAAACGAATTCGAACTCGGAAAGTTAGTGTCGGATTCCGGAATTTTACGACCGGAAATGATGGTAGACGTTTCCGAACGGATCTGTCTGGTTTATGAAAACGTTTCCTTCGGCCTTTTGGAAAAGCGACTCTCGGGCAGTCCTAATATCGAAATAGAGGAATTTTTGGAAATGGCCCTGTCATTATCCGAAAACCTTTTTAAACTACATTCAGTCGGAATCGTTCATAATCAAATCTCTCCCAAGGCCTTTTTTTATGACCCGGCATCTCGCGTTTCGAAACTGGCATGGCTGGGAGGTGCTTCTCTTTTACTTTCGGACAAAGGAGGGTATGTCCCTCAGCGCTATACCTTCGATTTGCTCGCATATTGCTCTCCGGAAAATACCGGACGCTTAAATAGAGCGGTCGATTCCCGTTCAGACGCTTATTCCTTGGGTGCCTTATTTTATCAGATCTTAGTGGGAGTTCCTCCATTCAATTCCGATGACCCTCTGGAATTAATCCATTATCATATTGCTCGATCGCCGGTTTCTCTCACAAAATTACGGGACGATGTACCGAGAGCCGTTTCCGATGTCGTAGACAAATTGCTTTCCAAAATGCCCGAAGAGCGATATCGCTCGCTCGAAAGTCTAACTCATGATTTAAAGAATATTAAGGAATCTTTACATTCAAAGCGAAAGCTTTCAGAATTTCTGCCCGGCGTTTACGAGCAGAGGACCGGGTTTCGTGACTCTGATCGCGTTTACGATAGGGAAAAGCAAAGAAAAACGATCGAATCCGCTATCGTTAGTGTTACCTCCGGCAAGCGAGGGGTCGTCGTAGTTCGGGGAAAATCCGGAACAGGAAAGACGACTTTGGTAGAGGATGCGATCTCCTACTTGGACATATATTCGGTTCAATTGATTCGAGGAAAGTTCGAGGAGGACAAGCGGGGCATTCCCTATTTCGCATTTAGACAAATGATGGGGGACCTTCTTCGAACGATCCTGGAGCGTAAGGAAGAGGAGATAGTACGTCTTCGGAGCTATATTAAAGAAACGTTAGGTGAAAATTTTGAAATTTTAGCCCACTTTTTACCGGATCTGGTAAACCTTCTCGGGGTTACCGATAAAGCAAGGGATCGGAAAAAAGCCAGGGATGAAAAGACCTTATTTGCAGTAGCGCTGAGGTTTTTATGCTTATGCTTCGATAAAAAGAACCCGGCCGTCATCTTGATGGATGATGTTCAGTGGGCGGATCCTGCCTCCGTTTCTTTAATCGAATTTATTCTGCAAAGTGAAGAATGGGAAGGTTTGCTATTCGTTCTGGCTAGTCGGATCGAGGAAGGGGAGTTTGCTAGTTTAAAGGGAAAGGAGCTTGCTCCAGGTCTGGAGGTCCGAGAAATAACGCTGGGTCCATTGAGTCGAGAAAGCGTACGTAAGTACGTTTCGGATAGCTTATACATAGATGCGGACGACGCGGATAAGTTGGTGGAGATATTAATATCCAAGACGGACGGTAATCCTTTATTCTTACATCAGTTCTTAAAGTCGCTTTTTCAGGATTCTTGCCTAACTTTCAATTCGACTACATCGCGTTACGTTCCGGAATGGGATCGGATTCTTCAAAGAGGCGTCACAGAAAACGTTCTCGATCTTGTTTTTGAAAGAATTGCGCGATTGCCGGAAGAGACCGCCCTCGTATTACGAGTGGGTGCTTGTATCGGTGCAAAGTTTGATCTTAGAATATTATACGATTTTTTCAAGGAAAAGCCGGACCTGCTCGCGCGCGGTATTCGAGAAAGCGTAAAGGAAGGTATTTTATTCTATCGAGAATCGGGAACGATGTTATTTCCTGCCCTACAATATATTTCGCAGGGAAAAATCGAAGAATCGGGACTTCTTTCTTCGTTGTCCGAAGTGCAGTTTCGTTTTTCTCACGATAGGATGAGTCAGGGGATTTCGGATGCTACTGAGCCGACCGAGCGCGGTATAATCCATAAGCGACTCGCGCGCATTCTAATCGAACGAGAAAAAGAGAACGGTAACGGGGCGTTGGTTCTGGAGATAGCGAGTCATCTCGTTCGATCACAAGAGTTGCGCGAAGATGAAGAAGGTAGCGAGGATTTTTTTCATTACACGGTCTTAGCAGGAAATGCGGCAAAAGCCTCCGCAGCTTACGAATCGGCTTATTCGATATTCAGGCTTCTTTCATCTCTTTTAAGAAAAAACCATTGGCGCTCCGATAGAAAAACTTCGTTTAACATTATGAAATCTTTGGCGGAATCCGCCTATTATCTATCCAAGAGGGAAGAGGCGGAGGAAATCGTTGCGGAATTACTGGTAAAAGCCGAGAATCCGATCGAGAAAGTCGACGTATATTTAATGCAGTTGGAGGTCATGAACGTTTTTAACGATCTTGAATCCGCATATAAAATCGGGGTCGACGCTTTGGAATGCCTCGGGATCCGATTTAGGGGCAAACCCGGAATCGCGGGGCTCCTATTTGAACTTCTAAAAATGATCGTTTACGGCAGAGGGAGGAGTCCCGAAAAACTCATTAATGCAAAGGAAAATAAGAACCCGCATAAAGTGGAGGCAGTTAACATTATCGTTAATTTGCTCAATTACGGAAAGCATATGGATGCTACCGTTATGGCGTATTTATATTTAAAACTTATTAATCTTACTCTTAAAGAAGGAAATTCTCCTCCTAGCTTTTTCGGATATGCCGGATTCGGTTCCGTAATCTTAGCAGGAACCGGAAACTTCGAATTATCCCTGCGATATTGGCGATTGGCGGAAGGGATTTTGGAGCGCTTCGACGCGGATCACCTTTACGGAAGATATATTTTCGGTCGCACAATCTTACTGGATTATTTTAAGCACCCTTTTCGCACTATCGTGGATTTTGCCGAAGAGTCATATCACAAATGCCTGCAGCACGGGGACTATTTATGGGCCGGTTACGCTCTTTTTTCCCAGAATATGTATCAACTTTATTCGGCGGAAAACTCCTATTCTTATAGGGAGAAGATTCGGGAAAATATAGAAAGAGGATCGAAACTCAATTACGATATTTTGAATATATTTTTATATACTTCCGAATCCTACCTGGACCGAATTGAGGGAAAGACTAACGAATCGATACGGTTCAAAGAATCAGTACTGAGTCATAAAAACTTCGAAGATTCGGTTCTTTCTCATGCCGGAAACGGTACCGCGAATTCTTGGTATGCGACTCTTATCGGGACTTCGGCGTATTTATCCAGAAATTATGTCGAAGCCGATCGTATTTTAGATAAATATAAAGAAGATGTGGAAAAATCCAGAATTCTATTCCTATATTCGGAATATAGATTTTATAAATCCATGCTGTTACTTAAATTTTCGGATTTGGGTCGAAAATTAAGATTTTCCGAAAGACTTTTTCTCAGGAATTCGCGATCTCTTTTCACTCGATGGCAAAGAATTTATCCGACTGCGTTTAGCGCTTATGCCTCCGTATTAAAGGCGGAAATTGCGGAATTCCAGGGAAAAGAAGACGCGGCTAGCGTTTATTACGAGGATGCAATTAAGGAGGCCGAGTATGAAAGCAGCGACCTTCGGAAAGCGGTCGTTTTTGAACACGCGGCCCGATGGAATATAAGAAGGGATCGTCTTTCGTACGGAAAGTTTCTTCTACAAAATTCACTCCGGCTTTACGGATACTGGGGAGCAAAATCTCTCGTGGAGTCCCTAAAGGAAGAGTTTGAAGAAGTGCTCAGAGTCTCTTCGACCGGCAAGCATTCTTTGGGAAGAGTATTATCCGATTCCATACTTGCCACTAGCTACAATCTTGATTTGAGGACGGTTTTGAAAGCTTCTCAAAGCATTTCGGGAGTAATCGAGTTAGGAGAACTCCTGCGGCAATTAGTTAGAACGATCATGGAAAGTGCCGCTGCGACTAGAGGTTTTTTGGTCCTTCCGGAAGGTAGGGAGTTATACTTGCGGGCCGGATCCGATATCGAAGAGCATGGGTTTTTGCCCAAGCCGATGACGTTGGATGATGCTGCTCACCTATTGCCTACGGAAGTCGTTTATTACTGTTTTCGATCGGGGCAAAGAGTTTTACTAGCGGACGCTTCGAAAGATCCTTTATATTCCGTAAACCCGTACGTTAGACGAAGCAAACCCAAGTCGTTATTGTGCATGCCGATTACGAAACAAGGTAGAATTCTTTGCGTTCTTTATTTGGAAAATCGTCTGACCTCCGGAATCTTCGACCAGCATAGATTGGAAATTTTGGAAATTCTATCGGCTCAAGCCGCAATTTCTTTGGAGAACGCAAAGCTTTACGAAGATATCACTTCCATGAATTCCGAATTGGAACAAAAAGTCGCGGAAAGAACGGATGAGCTGGCAAGGTCCTTAGAAATCATCCGGAAAGATATGCTATATTCGAAGAGGATTCAACGTAGTATTCTGCCCGAGCATTTCACGATACCGGGTTTACGTTACTCGGTTAGCTATTTGCCGATGGACGAGGTTGGAGGAGATTTTTACGACTTATCGGTCGTCAAAGACGGTAAATACAGATTCTTCTTAGCAGATGCGACAGGTCATGGAGTCCAAGCGGCATTGATTACTATGGCAATCAAAGGAGAATACGAGAATCTTAAGTTCAAATTCGACGATCCCGGAGAACTATTATCCGAATTAAATAATGCGATTTTAACTAAATATAAAACTCTGTATTTTACCGCAACATTAACCGACTTAGATTTGAATGAGATGAAATTGAAATATGCGTCTGCGGGACACCTTTCTCAATATTTACTTCGCGACGGAGAAACGAAGGACCTCCCTAAAACGGGGGCAATATTAGGGTTCGTAAAAGATTATCCTTATAAAAATAGCGAATTCAGCATCCGTTCAGGAGACAGGCTATATTTATTTTCCGACGGAATTTTCGAACAATTCGATTCGGATAAAATCGAATACGGCGAGGAACGATTCCTAAATTCAGTGTTATCTACGAATCAATTCGATCCGTATCGGCAGGCGGAGAAAATCATCGCGGGAGTGTATGAATTTCTGCGAGGGACTCCGGTCCAAGACGACATTACGCTTATTATCCTGAATATCGAGTAG
- a CDS encoding transmembrane-type terpene cyclase — MEFLNKIFSDPDLFGRYTLAENILLFLGVIFWAYMYLVLVIAPFKSHFVEMPVFIACGNIIWEFLWGFVIQEPMGAILLWGYRLAFVLDVVIFYHVIRFGKKQLSFPISDIGYRFLLAFLVISWGTLIYAFHKGGYDLFTGSNSAYILNLFISGLYPLLFIRMKNPSLFSHPVSWAKLVGNAFFTVFLFLYFPTEYFVLILGVLCFIADSYYLINFKRLS, encoded by the coding sequence ATGGAATTCTTGAACAAAATTTTTTCGGATCCCGATCTTTTCGGAAGATATACTCTAGCGGAAAATATTCTGCTCTTTCTCGGAGTCATTTTTTGGGCTTATATGTATCTCGTTCTCGTGATTGCGCCGTTTAAATCCCATTTCGTAGAGATGCCCGTTTTCATTGCCTGCGGAAATATTATTTGGGAATTTCTTTGGGGTTTTGTGATTCAAGAACCGATGGGAGCCATTTTATTATGGGGATATAGGCTTGCTTTCGTTCTTGATGTCGTCATCTTCTATCATGTCATTCGATTCGGTAAAAAGCAATTGTCCTTTCCTATAAGCGACATAGGGTATCGATTCCTTTTAGCGTTTCTCGTAATTTCTTGGGGGACCTTAATTTACGCGTTCCACAAAGGGGGATACGATTTGTTTACCGGTTCAAATTCGGCGTATATTTTGAATTTATTTATTTCGGGGTTATATCCTCTTTTGTTTATTAGGATGAAAAATCCGAGTCTCTTTTCGCATCCGGTTTCTTGGGCAAAATTGGTCGGGAACGCTTTTTTTACGGTTTTCTTGTTTCTTTACTTCCCGACGGAATATTTCGTGCTGATTTTAGGTGTGCTTTGCTTCATCGCCGATTCATATTATTTAATAAATTTTAAACGATTAAGTTAA
- a CDS encoding oxygenase MpaB family protein, whose product MDTKELRALRQETDPIADEIIRKFFHESAFDQPKTLLFFDFLAKNSDPIPPGLPPYFEEYFETTEVLPDWTDQNKIRQAQGIFSRFGGQILMMLCVKSLPMAYSCGDGAQVLLRTGRLVEQNRSLSNVNRRLMETTQFVISVLQADGLGPNGRGIRVSQKVRLMHASIRYFLSQSPEWNPDLGKPINQEDMAGTLQSFSSLVIEGLAQSSILLTEEEKDSFIHLWRVVGHLIGVKPELCPESFSDAHSFGESIFLDQRKPSDAGKILTQSLIDFMEYMLPGNLFDNLPLYFIQTYMGEDTSKVLGLPWPPKDLLGNFLERIFVDADFHLDEDRGFGKLVSFFSSKLLFSMDHFYYDGKRARFWIPPSLRENWGV is encoded by the coding sequence ATGGATACGAAGGAACTTAGAGCGCTGCGACAAGAAACGGATCCGATCGCGGATGAGATTATTAGAAAATTCTTTCATGAATCCGCGTTCGATCAACCGAAGACATTACTTTTTTTCGATTTTCTTGCTAAAAACTCCGATCCGATCCCCCCCGGACTTCCGCCGTACTTCGAAGAATATTTCGAAACCACCGAGGTGCTGCCGGACTGGACGGATCAGAATAAAATCCGGCAGGCCCAAGGCATATTTAGTCGCTTTGGAGGGCAGATTTTAATGATGCTCTGCGTTAAGTCTCTTCCGATGGCATATTCTTGCGGGGACGGCGCTCAGGTCCTTTTGAGAACGGGTCGCTTAGTGGAACAAAATCGATCCCTTTCCAACGTAAATCGGCGATTAATGGAAACGACTCAATTTGTTATTTCCGTTTTGCAAGCCGACGGGTTAGGTCCGAACGGGCGAGGCATAAGAGTTTCCCAAAAAGTTCGCCTGATGCACGCTTCCATTCGTTACTTTCTTTCTCAAAGCCCGGAATGGAATCCCGACTTAGGCAAACCTATTAATCAGGAAGATATGGCCGGAACTCTTCAGTCATTTTCAAGCCTAGTGATAGAAGGTCTAGCCCAATCTAGTATTCTTTTAACCGAGGAAGAGAAAGATTCGTTTATTCATTTATGGAGGGTCGTGGGTCACCTCATAGGAGTAAAACCCGAGCTTTGCCCGGAAAGTTTTTCGGACGCCCATTCGTTCGGAGAATCGATTTTTCTAGACCAAAGAAAACCGTCCGATGCGGGTAAGATTTTAACTCAATCGCTTATTGATTTTATGGAATATATGCTTCCTGGAAATCTTTTCGATAATCTGCCGCTTTACTTTATACAAACCTACATGGGTGAAGATACTTCTAAAGTTTTAGGTCTACCTTGGCCTCCCAAAGATCTGCTTGGGAACTTCCTTGAAAGAATTTTTGTGGATGCTGATTTTCATTTGGATGAGGATAGGGGATTCGGAAAACTTGTTTCCTTTTTCTCGTCTAAACTTCTATTTTCGATGGATCATTTTTATTATGACGGGAAGCGAGCCCGCTTCTGGATTCCACCGTCGTTACGGGAAAATTGGGGGGTATAA
- a CDS encoding OmpP1/FadL family transporter, translating into MPALQTRGKRLFSLIFLCMILTTRDLLSVGIFQPSHNARYGGMGGTNLAIGGSPMDIGTNPANLGLSSKKELEFGVSLPYIRSVYTDKFQDPDPNLAYTNSQNYNVLAPLPYMAIRIPISEKLTYGGGVYVPGGGNGNVSELNRATPNGQTFQNWSGLNISGPIGDSRRIKESYSSTFYVVKNTHALSYKIGNLLVGAGIEGIYSHQIAYQKYYDPTGSVELPGQGFYYRSRNAFSLGGIFGLTYQLTENIKAAYSYQTSAKLPLDGDMQVGANPGRTGVSAAFYLPERHGLGVSYGTEKFRIGMDFLYYNYSSYVTTYKQVLAASWYPTPFGNTNTIPQNLDYHDAWAAGIGGEYESDSWIYRAGARHNTGVLRSDGTNALQAGIMVQDLVSVGLGYKKDKWKFDFTFLYYLPARVTGQLTSDWTLVHTAFGPTDIRLQEFQHSLKSDIPALMFGANRTFD; encoded by the coding sequence ATGCCCGCGCTTCAAACTCGAGGAAAACGCCTCTTTTCCCTAATATTCTTATGTATGATATTGACTACTCGAGATCTTCTTTCAGTCGGGATCTTTCAGCCCTCCCATAATGCTCGTTATGGCGGAATGGGCGGAACAAATTTAGCCATAGGCGGTTCACCGATGGACATCGGTACGAATCCCGCCAATTTAGGACTCTCTTCAAAAAAAGAACTGGAATTCGGAGTTTCTTTACCTTACATTCGTTCGGTATATACGGATAAGTTCCAAGATCCCGATCCTAATTTAGCTTATACGAATTCTCAAAATTATAATGTTCTTGCTCCGCTTCCGTACATGGCGATCCGGATTCCTATTTCCGAGAAGTTAACTTATGGCGGCGGTGTCTATGTTCCCGGCGGAGGGAACGGAAACGTTAGCGAATTAAATCGCGCGACACCGAACGGTCAAACTTTTCAAAATTGGTCCGGGCTGAATATTTCAGGTCCGATCGGCGACTCGAGAAGAATTAAGGAATCCTATTCTAGTACGTTTTATGTAGTAAAGAATACTCATGCACTTTCCTATAAAATCGGAAATCTATTGGTCGGGGCCGGAATAGAAGGCATTTACTCGCATCAAATAGCCTATCAAAAATACTATGATCCGACCGGATCGGTGGAACTTCCGGGTCAGGGATTTTACTACAGAAGTCGAAACGCATTCTCCCTAGGCGGAATTTTCGGCCTGACCTATCAACTTACCGAGAATATAAAGGCCGCCTATTCTTACCAGACGTCCGCAAAGCTTCCCTTAGACGGTGATATGCAAGTCGGAGCGAATCCGGGAAGAACAGGCGTCTCCGCAGCTTTCTATCTTCCCGAACGTCACGGACTTGGCGTTTCCTATGGTACGGAAAAGTTTCGTATCGGAATGGACTTCCTTTACTATAATTATAGCTCTTATGTAACGACCTATAAACAAGTGTTAGCCGCCTCTTGGTATCCTACTCCATTCGGAAATACGAATACGATTCCTCAGAATCTGGACTATCATGATGCTTGGGCCGCGGGAATCGGCGGAGAATACGAATCCGATTCTTGGATCTATCGTGCGGGAGCTCGCCATAATACAGGAGTGTTGCGATCCGACGGCACAAATGCTCTTCAAGCCGGAATCATGGTCCAAGATCTCGTTTCGGTCGGTCTCGGCTATAAAAAAGACAAATGGAAATTCGATTTTACCTTTTTATATTATCTACCCGCACGAGTCACCGGACAACTTACTAGCGATTGGACGCTTGTCCACACGGCGTTCGGCCCGACGGACATCAGATTGCAGGAATTTCAGCATTCCTTAAAGTCGGATATTCCCGCCCTAATGTTCGGTGCCAATAGGACTTTTGATTAA
- the epsC gene encoding serine O-acetyltransferase EpsC produces MGSNAFNRISDRSQSENQQYRNFLESIYRKQNESTHRYGGRRVARNFIQELFNIIFAGYFSDLTFRDIAQVEDSIALFMSETKDKLQPYLLSTSSSNTLNATDVLTDFQKNLPNLYELIWQDALAAYEGDPAAESVKEVILAYPGFYAIAVHRIAHVLHGLGVPIFPRMLSEYAHEKTGIDIHPGAEIGRSFFMDHGTGIVIGGTTIIANNVKIYQGVTLGALSVSKSMAKLKRHPTIEENVIIYAGATILGGDTVIGRNSIIGGNAWLTQSVPSYSIVNQKNEVRVRNSQELDNVIDFSI; encoded by the coding sequence ATGGGTTCAAATGCATTCAATCGGATTTCGGACCGGAGCCAATCCGAGAACCAGCAATATAGAAATTTTCTAGAATCCATCTACCGGAAACAAAATGAGAGTACTCATCGATACGGTGGTCGGCGTGTAGCGAGAAACTTTATTCAGGAATTGTTCAATATCATTTTTGCAGGATATTTCTCCGATCTAACGTTTCGAGATATCGCCCAAGTGGAGGATAGCATAGCGTTATTTATGTCTGAGACTAAAGACAAGCTTCAACCTTACTTGCTTTCGACTTCTTCCTCCAATACTCTTAACGCTACCGACGTACTGACGGATTTTCAAAAGAATCTCCCGAATTTATACGAGCTCATCTGGCAAGATGCATTGGCCGCCTACGAAGGAGATCCTGCCGCAGAAAGCGTAAAGGAAGTCATACTCGCTTACCCTGGTTTTTATGCCATCGCAGTACATCGAATTGCACACGTCCTCCACGGCTTAGGAGTTCCTATCTTTCCAAGAATGTTAAGCGAATACGCGCACGAAAAAACCGGAATCGACATACATCCCGGAGCGGAGATTGGCAGGTCTTTTTTCATGGACCATGGAACCGGAATCGTCATCGGCGGGACTACGATTATTGCCAATAACGTTAAAATCTACCAAGGAGTAACGTTAGGCGCATTGTCAGTAAGTAAAAGTATGGCAAAGTTGAAAAGGCATCCGACGATCGAAGAAAACGTTATTATCTATGCCGGTGCAACCATCCTAGGCGGGGACACAGTGATCGGGCGAAACAGTATCATCGGTGGGAACGCTTGGTTAACGCAAAGCGTTCCGTCCTATTCCATAGTAAATCAGAAAAATGAAGTGCGGGTCCGAAATTCCCAGGAATTAGACAATGTAATCGATTTTTCGATATAA
- a CDS encoding DUF2892 domain-containing protein: protein MQSGTNWHIERFLFLIGVSIGFFITQWGYLLNLLVALNMILYAGTGFCPMAFLLKKIGVPSECGIASGREKKE from the coding sequence ATGCAATCGGGAACTAATTGGCACATCGAACGATTTCTTTTCTTAATCGGCGTATCGATCGGCTTTTTCATTACGCAATGGGGTTATCTATTAAATCTTCTGGTTGCACTGAACATGATTCTATACGCGGGCACAGGTTTCTGCCCGATGGCGTTTCTGCTTAAAAAAATAGGGGTACCTTCAGAATGCGGAATCGCTTCCGGTAGGGAGAAGAAAGAATGA